Proteins found in one Pseudomonas mosselii genomic segment:
- the rbbA gene encoding ribosome-associated ATPase/putative transporter RbbA, translating to MNAAIALRAEGVSHRYGDLQALHSLAFSLPAGTRCGLIGPDGAGKSTLLGLIAGVKRLQQGELQVLGGSIRQRRHRTALYPKVAFMPQGLGNNLYPELSIRENIRFFATLFGLGRAECEQRMTSLLRATDLERFAERPAGKLSGGMKQKLGLCCALIHEPDLLILDEPTTGVDPLSRRRFWELVEQVRAQRPQLTLLVATAYMEEAEQFEHCLMLDAGRLLAAGLSRELAAITPSGKLDDAFTHFQGAGRPQPEPLRIPPRQADGGPIAIEAHDLTLRFGDFTAVNKVSFAIGRGEIFGFLGSNGCGKTTTMKVLTGLMPASEGSASLLGRPVDAGDLATRKRVGFMSQSYSLYGELSARQNLELHARLFDLAKADSAPRIAELIERFDLGAIADQPSGALPLGLRQRLSLAVAVLHRPEVLILDEPTSGVDPAARDDFWRLLVELSREQGVTIFLSTHFMNEALRCDRISLMHAGRVLACDTPRALQVRFGGDTLEDAFVRCLEQAQEAPPQTQADTTLDQAAAPAPALRQAFSLRRLLAVASREGKELLRDKVRLAFALAGALFMMVIFGYGISLDVENLAFAVYDQDQSPQSRAYLEAFRGSRYFAEQAPIRDARQLHQRLQRSEIKLGLEIPPGFGRDLHAGRQPVVAAWLDGGMPFRAETSRNYVEAVHQANLEQLAALGPHPVARQQPVRLETRFRYNQDVVSVNAIGPGVMALILAFIPAMLTALGIVREKELGSITNFYATPLTRLEFLLGKQAPYLVVSLVNLALLVAMNRWLFGVPLKGSPLALACGGLAYLLATTSLGLLISAFTRTQIAAILGTMIITSLPTIQFSGLIVPRSSLDGAAALMGQLFPAGYFLDIAVGTFTKALGLRELWPQCLALLGFFAAFTGLSLAMLKKQEA from the coding sequence ATGAACGCGGCGATCGCCCTGCGGGCCGAAGGGGTCAGCCACCGCTATGGCGACCTGCAGGCCCTGCACAGCCTCGCGTTCAGCCTGCCGGCCGGGACCCGCTGCGGCCTGATCGGCCCGGATGGCGCCGGCAAGTCGACCCTGCTCGGGCTGATCGCCGGGGTCAAGCGCCTGCAACAGGGCGAGTTGCAGGTACTCGGCGGCTCGATCCGCCAACGCCGCCACCGCACCGCGCTGTATCCCAAGGTCGCCTTCATGCCCCAGGGCCTGGGCAACAACCTGTACCCGGAGTTGTCGATCCGCGAAAACATCCGTTTCTTCGCCACTCTGTTCGGCCTGGGCCGCGCCGAATGCGAGCAGCGCATGACCAGCCTGCTGCGCGCCACCGACCTGGAGCGCTTCGCCGAACGCCCGGCCGGCAAGCTCTCGGGCGGCATGAAGCAGAAACTGGGGTTGTGCTGCGCGCTGATCCACGAACCGGACCTGCTTATCCTCGACGAGCCGACCACCGGCGTCGATCCACTGTCACGGCGGCGCTTCTGGGAGCTGGTCGAGCAGGTGCGCGCCCAACGCCCGCAACTGACCCTGCTGGTGGCCACCGCCTACATGGAGGAGGCCGAGCAGTTCGAGCATTGCCTGATGCTCGACGCTGGCCGCCTGCTGGCCGCCGGCCTCAGCCGCGAACTGGCGGCGATTACGCCCAGCGGCAAGCTGGACGACGCCTTCACCCACTTCCAGGGCGCCGGACGACCACAGCCCGAGCCCTTGCGCATCCCGCCACGCCAGGCCGACGGCGGGCCGATTGCCATCGAGGCCCACGACCTGACCCTGCGTTTCGGCGACTTCACCGCGGTGAACAAGGTCAGCTTCGCCATCGGCCGCGGCGAGATCTTCGGTTTCCTCGGCTCCAACGGCTGCGGCAAGACCACCACCATGAAGGTGCTCACCGGCCTGATGCCGGCCAGCGAGGGCAGCGCCAGTCTGCTTGGCCGCCCGGTGGATGCTGGCGACCTGGCCACGCGCAAGCGGGTCGGCTTCATGTCCCAGAGCTATTCGCTGTATGGCGAGTTGAGCGCCCGGCAGAACCTCGAACTGCACGCTCGCCTGTTCGACCTGGCCAAGGCCGACAGCGCGCCGCGCATCGCCGAGCTCATCGAACGCTTCGACTTAGGCGCCATCGCCGACCAGCCGTCCGGCGCCCTGCCCCTGGGCCTGCGCCAGCGCCTGTCGCTGGCCGTGGCGGTATTGCACCGCCCGGAAGTGCTGATCCTCGACGAGCCGACCTCGGGTGTCGACCCGGCGGCCCGCGACGACTTCTGGCGCCTGCTGGTGGAGTTGTCCCGCGAGCAGGGCGTGACCATCTTCCTGTCCACCCATTTCATGAACGAAGCCCTGCGCTGCGACCGCATCTCGCTGATGCACGCCGGCCGGGTGCTGGCCTGCGACACCCCGCGGGCCCTGCAAGTCAGGTTCGGTGGCGACACCCTGGAAGACGCGTTCGTGCGTTGTCTCGAACAGGCCCAGGAGGCGCCCCCCCAGACACAAGCCGACACCACGCTGGATCAGGCCGCTGCCCCAGCGCCCGCCCTGCGCCAGGCCTTCAGTCTGCGTCGCCTGCTGGCCGTAGCCAGCCGCGAAGGCAAAGAGCTGCTGCGCGACAAGGTGCGTCTGGCCTTCGCCCTGGCAGGGGCGTTGTTCATGATGGTGATCTTCGGCTATGGCATTTCGCTGGATGTGGAGAACCTCGCCTTCGCCGTGTACGACCAGGACCAGAGCCCGCAGAGCCGCGCCTACCTCGAGGCCTTCCGGGGCTCGCGCTATTTCGCCGAACAGGCGCCGATCCGCGATGCCCGCCAGTTGCACCAGCGCCTGCAACGCTCGGAGATCAAGCTGGGCCTGGAGATCCCGCCGGGCTTTGGTCGCGACCTGCATGCCGGGCGCCAGCCGGTGGTGGCCGCGTGGCTCGATGGCGGCATGCCGTTCCGCGCCGAGACCAGCCGCAACTACGTCGAGGCCGTGCACCAGGCCAACCTGGAGCAGCTGGCCGCCCTCGGCCCGCACCCGGTGGCGCGCCAGCAGCCGGTACGCCTGGAGACACGCTTTCGCTACAACCAGGACGTGGTCAGCGTGAACGCCATCGGCCCCGGCGTCATGGCGCTGATCCTGGCCTTCATCCCGGCCATGCTCACCGCGCTGGGCATCGTGCGGGAAAAGGAACTGGGTTCGATCACCAACTTCTACGCCACCCCGCTGACGCGCTTGGAGTTCCTGCTCGGCAAGCAGGCGCCCTACCTTGTGGTGAGCCTGGTCAACCTGGCGCTGCTGGTGGCGATGAACCGCTGGCTGTTCGGCGTGCCGCTCAAGGGCAGCCCGCTGGCCCTGGCCTGCGGCGGCCTGGCCTACCTGCTGGCGACCACCAGCCTGGGCCTGCTGATCTCGGCATTCACCCGCACGCAGATCGCGGCGATCCTCGGCACCATGATCATCACCAGCCTGCCTACCATCCAGTTCTCCGGCCTGATCGTGCCACGCTCGTCGCTGGACGGCGCGGCGGCGCTGATGGGCCAGTTGTTCCCGGCCGGCTACTTCCTCGACATCGCCGTCGGCACCTTCACCAAGGCCTTGGGCCTGCGCGAGCTGTGGCCGCAGTGCCTGGCACTGCTGGGCTTCTTCGCCGCCTTCACCGGGCTGAGCCTGGCCATGCTGAAAAAACAGGAGGCCTGA
- a CDS encoding HlyD family secretion protein: MNRKAPRIFASALVLLLLAAGGLGYWKSLHDRLPEGLSMGNGRLESTEVQIASKIPGRLAEVLVDEGDKVTRGQLLARIDTRTMEAQRSQAEAEVLRARENYAAAQASVQLRQSELLLASQELKRIREIYQRKFASQQLLDQQQARYDTATAALVAARAQLAAIKAAIGAAEAQVAQLTSEIDDSSLRAPIDGIIQLRLAEPGEVLGAGGRVLMLIDPSDQYMNLYLPAATTGRLTVGDQARIVLDALPDKALPAKVAFVAAKAQFTPKQVETRDERQKLVFRVKLRLTEPSAVPQAKPGMPGAGYVRTADVGWPANLQ; encoded by the coding sequence ATGAATCGAAAAGCCCCCAGAATCTTCGCCTCCGCCTTGGTATTGCTGTTGCTGGCGGCAGGCGGGCTGGGCTACTGGAAGTCCCTTCACGACCGCCTGCCCGAAGGCCTGAGCATGGGCAACGGGCGCCTCGAGTCCACCGAGGTGCAGATCGCCAGCAAGATCCCCGGACGCCTGGCCGAGGTGCTGGTCGACGAAGGCGACAAGGTCACCCGCGGCCAGTTGCTGGCGCGCATCGACACCCGCACGATGGAAGCCCAGCGCAGCCAGGCCGAGGCCGAAGTGCTGCGCGCCCGGGAGAACTACGCCGCTGCACAAGCCAGCGTGCAGTTGCGCCAGAGCGAGCTGTTGCTGGCCAGCCAGGAGCTTAAGCGGATTCGCGAGATCTACCAGCGCAAGTTCGCCAGCCAGCAGTTGCTCGACCAGCAGCAGGCCCGCTACGACACCGCCACCGCGGCCTTGGTCGCGGCCCGGGCCCAGCTGGCGGCGATCAAGGCCGCCATCGGCGCCGCCGAGGCCCAGGTCGCCCAGCTCACCAGCGAAATCGACGACAGCAGCCTGCGCGCGCCCATCGACGGCATCATCCAACTGCGTCTGGCCGAGCCCGGCGAAGTACTCGGCGCAGGCGGCCGGGTGCTGATGCTGATCGACCCCAGCGACCAGTACATGAACCTCTACCTGCCCGCCGCCACCACCGGCCGGTTGACCGTCGGCGACCAGGCGCGGATCGTGCTCGACGCCCTGCCGGACAAGGCCCTGCCGGCCAAGGTGGCGTTCGTCGCGGCCAAGGCGCAGTTCACCCCGAAGCAGGTCGAGACCCGCGATGAGCGGCAAAAACTGGTGTTCCGGGTCAAGCTGCGCCTGACCGAACCGAGCGCCGTGCCCCAGGCCAAGCCGGGCATGCCCGGCGCGGGGTACGTGCGCACCGCCGACGTGGGCTGGCCGGCCAACCTGCAATGA
- a CDS encoding EVE domain-containing protein: MAYWLMKSEPDELSIEALARLGSARWDGVRNYQARNFLRAMSVGDEFFFYHSSCPQPGIAGIARISTAAYPDPTALDPRSHYHDAKASAEKNPWSAVDVEHVRTFRQVLGLGLLKQQAALEELPLVHKGSRLSVMPVSAEQWAAILALS, from the coding sequence ATGGCCTACTGGCTGATGAAATCCGAGCCCGACGAGCTTTCCATCGAAGCCCTGGCACGCCTGGGCAGCGCCCGCTGGGACGGGGTGCGCAACTACCAGGCGCGCAACTTCCTGCGGGCCATGAGCGTAGGCGACGAGTTCTTCTTCTACCACTCCAGTTGCCCGCAACCGGGTATCGCCGGTATCGCCCGAATCAGCACCGCCGCCTACCCGGACCCGACCGCCCTGGATCCGCGCAGCCACTACCACGACGCCAAGGCCAGCGCCGAGAAAAACCCATGGAGCGCAGTGGATGTCGAGCATGTGCGGACGTTCCGCCAGGTACTCGGCCTGGGCCTGCTCAAGCAGCAGGCGGCGCTCGAGGAACTGCCCCTGGTGCACAAAGGCAGCCGCCTGTCGGTGATGCCGGTGAGCGCCGAGCAATGGGCCGCGATTCTCGCGCTGAGCTGA
- a CDS encoding 5-formyltetrahydrofolate cyclo-ligase, giving the protein MTDTAPLTRPQLRRLLRNARRALTPAQQRQAAEGLYRQLAQDPLFRRARHIALYLPNDGEIDPRLLLREAHKRGKRVYLPVLHAWPRTRMVFQRFEAGEALRPNRFRILEPVIERKRQRPIWALDLILLPLVGFDEVGGRLGMGGGFYDRSLAYQGRRKAWKKPLLLGLAHECQKVERLNQASWDVPLQGTVSDRGWYLAPK; this is encoded by the coding sequence ATGACCGACACCGCGCCGCTTACCCGCCCCCAGCTTCGCCGTCTCCTGCGCAACGCTCGCCGCGCCCTCACACCCGCACAGCAACGCCAGGCCGCCGAAGGCCTGTATCGCCAACTGGCGCAGGATCCGCTGTTCCGCCGCGCCCGGCATATCGCCCTGTACCTGCCCAACGACGGCGAGATCGACCCGCGCCTGCTGCTGCGCGAGGCGCACAAGCGCGGCAAGCGCGTCTACCTGCCGGTGCTGCACGCCTGGCCGCGCACGCGCATGGTGTTCCAGCGCTTCGAGGCCGGCGAGGCACTGCGCCCGAACCGGTTTCGCATCCTGGAGCCGGTGATCGAACGCAAGCGGCAACGGCCGATCTGGGCGCTGGACCTGATCCTGCTGCCGCTGGTCGGTTTCGACGAGGTGGGGGGACGCCTGGGCATGGGCGGAGGCTTCTATGACCGCAGCCTGGCCTACCAGGGCCGGCGCAAGGCGTGGAAAAAACCACTGCTGCTGGGGCTGGCGCACGAATGCCAGAAAGTGGAGCGACTCAACCAGGCGAGCTGGGATGTACCGTTGCAAGGCACGGTCTCGGACCGTGGCTGGTACCTGGCGCCCAAGTGA